The Bemisia tabaci chromosome 5, PGI_BMITA_v3 genome includes a window with the following:
- the LOC109041400 gene encoding histone H4, with product MTGRGKGGKGLGKGGAKRHRKVLRDNIQGITKPAIRRLARRGGVKRISGLIYEETRGVLKVFLENVIRDAVTYTEHAKRKTVTAMDVVYALKRQGRTLYGFGG from the coding sequence ATGACTGGTCGTGGTAAAGGAGGTAAAGGACTCGGAAAAGGAGGAGCCAAGCGTCACCGTAAGGTGCTCCGCGATAACATCCAGGGAATAACCAAGCCCGCCATCCGTCGTCTGGCCCGCCGAGGTGGAGTCAAGCGTATCTCTGGACTCATCTACGAAGAAACCCGCGGAGTTCTGAAGGTCTTCCTCGAGAACGTTATCCGTGATGCCGTCACCTACACCGAGCACGCCAAGAGGAAGACTGTCACCGCTATGGATGTCGTCTACGCCTTGAAGCGTCAAGGACGTACCCTCTACGGTTTCGGAGGTTAA
- the LOC109041399 gene encoding histone H1-like → MSDAPVAAAPATPKTPKKKAAAKPKKPAAHPPTATMVNEAIKSLKDKKGSSLQAIKKYIAATYKVDADKLAPFIRKYVISATGSGKLILTKGKGAAGSFKLPAKEEKKKVAKKPAKPKAAKAKKPKAAKPKKVKSPKKPKAAKSPKAKKVAKPPTKKPKAPKPKKAAVKKSPKKAAPKKK, encoded by the coding sequence ATGTCTGACGCTCCAGTCGCTGCCGCTCCGGCAACCCCCAAGACTCCTAAGAAGAAGGCTGCAGCCAAGCCCAAGAAGCCCGCTGCTCACCCTCCCACCGCCACCATGGTCAACGAGGCCATCAAATCCCTGAAGGACAAGAAGGGATCCTCCCTCCAGGCCATCAAGAAATACATCGCCGCCACCTACAAGGTGGATGCCGACAAACTTGCACCTTTCATCCGCAAGTACGTCATCTCCGCCACCGGTTCTGGCAAGCTCATCCTCACCAAGGGTAAAGGCGCCGCCGGATCCTTCAAGCTCCCAGCcaaggaagagaagaagaaggtaGCCAAGAAACCCGCCAAGCCAAAGGCGGCAAAAGCCAAGAAACCAAAGGCAGCCAAGCCCAAAAAAGTCAAATCTCCGAAGAAGCCCAAGGCAGCCAAATCACCGAAGGCCAAGAAGGTCGCCAAGCCACCCACCAAGAAGCCGAAGGCACCGAAACCCAAGAAAGCTGCAG